From Ruminococcaceae bacterium KH2T8, one genomic window encodes:
- a CDS encoding Outer membrane protein assembly factor BamB, contains PQQ-like beta-propeller repeat, which translates to MIQHYNAFISYRHAPLDMKIAEHVQKTLERFHIPDKIRKSTGKKRIERIFRDKDELPTTSDLSETIYQALTEAEYLIVICSENTKESMWVTREIEFFLSKHPRDKVLTVLASGEPDDVIPDILKSEEREIVGDDGMTHKIRVALEPLSCDYRLSRRKADKEELPRLAAALIGCSYDELMNRRRAYRIRRMSLIFALFASIAIAFGIYMVNVNMKITASLQEAMRQRSIYLANESLRLNNEGERIEALHVALASLPEDPNGPITPQSIRAITDASLAYRTSTTVTVEPTWNYYMPYMINDYVVSPEGDYLAVRDYSGYIQVWDTKTHELKMADYFQETMQHDITFLPNGLLLLIDSKTARAFDVTTGDLEWEYSPAGVTWRYNHPGVLDNEHIGLLATSGKLYCIDISSGDEDGEYSLPQYINGVELSYRDFCLDQDSRKLAFLACDLYSVDVYSNIVGVLNLDSGDFQTAECQEVVLSDLCWLENGYLVASAFDDYSHSVIADTAELRSYNNCFVKAYDVSNMTNVWTSEFSYLGGTEDLKMYDLGSANGLCCVGGAACYIFDYATGETLGSYTLDSAIIDVTDRDRDGNPMLITRDGCMAFPNLTGNGGISIYKRFVDNLSYAIVNNGVFVCSIDGMKVIYYDTYISDTELEETEDCPVISWANDYVIGDEIIAVNYYDNETASCHLAIIDPESNEVIGETDLSAYSDYGSTIRTVGIVGEDVILSANGVYGTSLIRIDSSNMRGDVIELSEGYVTCNEKALLNDGKICLYSKDDTGNWSVVVYDAESEDTEQIDINIASQIEPMLPAVYFSALDKVYIGFDDRQGLVDLDSEHYVQIDVPRDWGQTELVDSTGDNIVLVSDSQIVLVDEDGAVVTSMYTYGKTPMGIDTFVIDDVEQILVIYSDGALYRYSAEDLTSLGVVDTDIVTNYLAVSFKFEYDEENNCIYVMGATSTSVIDTTSWYEIAFIENSLGHHHGTDRFFVMYDDPESGEAYIGCFRHYTVQELIDKAYEALGDSELPEYVRAEYGI; encoded by the coding sequence ATGATACAGCATTATAATGCATTTATTTCTTACAGGCATGCGCCGCTCGATATGAAGATCGCAGAGCATGTCCAGAAGACGCTTGAGCGATTCCATATTCCGGATAAGATCAGGAAATCCACAGGCAAGAAAAGGATAGAGCGAATATTCAGAGATAAGGATGAGCTTCCTACGACGAGCGATCTGTCGGAGACGATCTATCAGGCGCTTACCGAGGCTGAATATCTCATAGTTATCTGTTCGGAAAATACAAAGGAATCAATGTGGGTTACCAGAGAGATAGAGTTCTTCCTGAGCAAGCATCCGCGTGATAAGGTGCTTACCGTCCTTGCAAGCGGTGAGCCTGACGATGTTATCCCCGATATCTTGAAGAGCGAGGAGAGGGAGATCGTCGGCGATGACGGTATGACTCATAAGATCAGAGTAGCTTTGGAACCGCTGTCGTGCGACTACAGGCTTTCGAGAAGAAAAGCGGATAAAGAGGAGCTTCCGAGACTTGCGGCGGCTTTGATCGGATGTTCTTACGATGAGCTCATGAACAGGAGAAGGGCATACAGGATCAGAAGGATGAGCCTTATCTTTGCTCTGTTTGCTTCCATTGCGATCGCTTTCGGAATATATATGGTCAACGTTAACATGAAGATCACTGCCAGCCTTCAGGAGGCAATGAGACAGAGGTCTATATATCTCGCTAATGAGTCGCTCCGACTGAACAATGAAGGCGAAAGGATCGAGGCGCTCCACGTCGCATTGGCATCTCTTCCCGAAGATCCGAACGGACCGATAACACCCCAGAGTATCCGCGCGATAACGGATGCTTCGCTTGCATACAGAACATCGACAACGGTAACAGTCGAACCTACATGGAACTATTACATGCCTTATATGATCAATGATTATGTTGTAAGTCCCGAAGGTGATTATCTTGCAGTTCGTGATTATTCCGGTTACATCCAGGTTTGGGACACTAAGACGCATGAACTTAAAATGGCAGACTATTTCCAGGAAACAATGCAGCATGATATCACATTTCTTCCCAATGGTCTTTTGTTGTTGATAGATTCAAAAACCGCCAGAGCATTTGATGTTACTACCGGCGATTTGGAATGGGAGTATTCTCCGGCGGGGGTCACTTGGAGATATAATCATCCCGGAGTGCTGGACAATGAACATATCGGACTTTTGGCAACGAGCGGAAAACTTTATTGTATTGATATATCAAGCGGTGACGAAGACGGTGAATACAGCCTTCCTCAGTATATCAACGGCGTTGAGCTGTCGTACAGAGATTTTTGTCTGGATCAGGATTCAAGGAAATTAGCTTTCCTTGCCTGTGATCTGTACAGCGTTGATGTATATTCGAATATTGTCGGCGTATTGAATCTTGATTCCGGAGATTTCCAGACCGCAGAGTGTCAGGAAGTGGTGTTAAGTGATCTTTGCTGGCTCGAGAACGGATATCTGGTTGCCAGCGCATTTGATGATTATTCTCACAGTGTCATTGCCGACACGGCAGAACTCAGAAGTTATAACAACTGTTTTGTTAAAGCGTATGATGTATCGAATATGACGAATGTCTGGACATCTGAGTTCAGTTATCTCGGCGGTACGGAAGATCTTAAGATGTACGATCTGGGTTCGGCGAACGGATTGTGTTGCGTCGGAGGCGCTGCCTGCTATATCTTTGATTACGCTACAGGCGAGACGCTCGGCAGCTATACACTTGATTCAGCAATAATCGATGTTACGGACAGAGACAGAGACGGCAATCCGATGCTGATCACACGTGACGGATGCATGGCATTTCCAAATCTGACGGGAAACGGAGGCATATCGATCTATAAGAGATTTGTTGATAATCTTTCATATGCGATCGTAAATAACGGTGTTTTTGTCTGCTCGATAGATGGTATGAAGGTCATATATTACGATACTTATATCAGTGATACGGAGCTCGAAGAAACAGAAGACTGCCCTGTTATTTCATGGGCGAACGATTATGTTATCGGTGATGAGATCATAGCCGTAAACTATTATGATAATGAGACCGCGTCATGTCATCTGGCAATAATCGATCCCGAGAGTAACGAAGTGATCGGAGAGACAGATCTCAGCGCATATTCGGATTATGGTTCTACGATCAGGACTGTCGGAATAGTTGGAGAAGATGTCATTCTTTCCGCTAACGGAGTGTACGGAACAAGTTTGATCCGGATCGACAGTTCTAATATGAGGGGAGATGTCATTGAGCTTTCGGAAGGATACGTTACGTGTAATGAAAAAGCTCTCCTGAACGACGGTAAGATCTGTCTTTATAGTAAGGATGATACAGGCAACTGGTCAGTAGTCGTGTATGATGCCGAGTCCGAAGATACGGAGCAGATAGATATCAATATCGCTTCCCAAATTGAACCCATGCTTCCGGCAGTATACTTCTCTGCACTGGACAAGGTATATATCGGGTTTGATGACAGACAGGGATTGGTGGACCTTGATTCAGAGCATTATGTGCAGATTGATGTGCCTCGCGATTGGGGACAGACCGAGCTGGTCGATTCGACAGGTGATAATATTGTCCTCGTAAGCGATTCGCAGATCGTTCTTGTAGATGAAGACGGTGCGGTAGTGACATCGATGTATACATACGGAAAGACACCGATGGGTATCGACACGTTCGTTATAGATGATGTTGAGCAGATACTTGTTATCTATAGTGACGGAGCGCTTTACAGATATTCCGCAGAAGATCTGACAAGCCTCGGAGTTGTAGATACGGATATAGTCACGAACTATCTCGCGGTATCTTTCAAGTTTGAATATGACGAAGAGAATAATTGTATTTATGTTATGGGTGCGACTTCGACGAGCGTTATCGATACCACATCCTGGTACGAGATAGCATTCATCGAAAATTCATTGGGTCACCACCACGGTACTGACAGATTCTTTGTAATGTACGATGATCCCGAGTCAGGAGAAGCTTATATCGGATGTTTCAGACACTACACCGTACAGGAGCTGATAGATAAGGCGTACGAAGCTTTGGGCGACAGTGAACTCCCTGAATATGTAAGAGCCGAATACGGTATCTGA
- a CDS encoding phosphoglycolate phosphatase, producing MRLNELLNFDNIVIQCHDNPDADALSSGFALWYYFQKNGKEARFIYRGTRKLTKYNLLMMIERLNIPVEYDPELTTTPDLLVTVDCQYGQSNVTDTEATTIAVIDHHQKSGNTPELTEIRSNLGSCATLIWDMMRTEGIDVNENTEVATALYYGLYTDTNKLTEINHPLDRDLIDALVTDTDLIREMSNSNISLDELKITGKAILGYNYYEKNKCMLIEAEECDPTILGVISDFALEAEKVNICIAYYRSPLEIKFSVRSCSKEAQANEIATFISDGIGGGGGHMFKAGGIIFPEKVKEDIQEYISKKISEYFDRYQIIYAKNTTLSKIGMDKFEKIPQEVGAVKLTKIFPINTPVEIRTLEGDIDIVIEADDYLMIGIEGEIYPIKEAKLRTSYLDFGREYSRTFEYSPTIKNILTKEKKTVIEYANAVVGIGRTKIFARPLKEKEYVKLFTAWDDDKYYSGKPGDYIAVREDDPHDIYVISGELFERLYKPAKKTFR from the coding sequence GGAAGCAAGGTTTATCTATCGCGGCACGAGGAAGTTGACCAAATACAATCTCCTCATGATGATCGAAAGGCTCAACATCCCGGTCGAATACGATCCCGAATTAACAACAACGCCGGATCTTCTCGTCACCGTCGACTGTCAGTACGGTCAGTCGAACGTGACTGACACCGAAGCAACAACGATCGCCGTTATCGACCATCACCAGAAGTCCGGAAACACTCCCGAGCTCACGGAGATAAGGAGCAACCTCGGGAGCTGCGCTACTTTGATCTGGGATATGATGAGAACGGAAGGCATAGACGTAAACGAGAATACAGAGGTCGCTACTGCTCTTTACTATGGTCTTTACACTGACACCAACAAACTCACCGAGATCAATCACCCGCTGGACCGCGACCTGATCGATGCACTCGTGACCGATACAGACCTTATCCGCGAGATGAGCAACTCGAACATCTCTCTCGATGAACTCAAGATAACAGGCAAGGCGATCCTCGGTTATAACTATTACGAAAAGAATAAGTGCATGCTGATCGAGGCAGAAGAATGCGATCCTACCATCCTCGGTGTCATAAGCGACTTTGCACTCGAAGCAGAAAAGGTAAATATCTGTATCGCTTATTACAGGAGCCCTCTGGAGATCAAGTTCTCCGTCAGGAGCTGCAGCAAGGAAGCTCAGGCCAATGAGATCGCTACATTTATCTCCGACGGCATAGGCGGAGGCGGAGGCCACATGTTCAAGGCCGGCGGCATTATCTTCCCCGAAAAGGTAAAAGAGGATATTCAGGAATATATCTCCAAGAAGATCTCCGAATATTTCGACAGATATCAGATCATCTATGCAAAGAACACTACTCTCAGCAAGATCGGTATGGATAAGTTCGAGAAGATCCCTCAGGAAGTCGGCGCGGTCAAGCTCACGAAGATCTTCCCCATCAATACTCCCGTTGAGATCAGAACCCTCGAAGGTGATATCGATATCGTCATCGAGGCCGATGATTATCTCATGATCGGTATCGAAGGAGAGATCTATCCTATCAAGGAAGCCAAGCTTCGAACCAGCTATCTTGACTTCGGAAGAGAATACAGCAGGACTTTCGAATACTCACCCACGATCAAGAATATCCTTACCAAGGAAAAGAAGACCGTTATCGAGTATGCTAACGCAGTCGTAGGTATCGGAAGAACAAAGATCTTCGCGAGACCTCTCAAGGAAAAGGAATACGTTAAGCTCTTTACCGCCTGGGACGATGACAAGTACTATTCCGGAAAGCCCGGTGACTACATCGCAGTCCGCGAAGATGATCCTCACGATATCTACGTCATAAGCGGAGAGTTATTCGAAAGGTTATACAAACCGGCTAAGAAGACATTCAGATAA
- a CDS encoding two component transcriptional regulator, winged helix family, translating into MTKILIIEDDADIGDILTRELIKEGYEVFRAYSGTEGRMLLSKDPDLILMDLMLPGMNGEELLTHVTDGTPVIAVSARSTTDDKISLLDQGCVDYITKPFELRELKARVKSALRNSSKKRLSNVLTVAGITLDTDKHSTSVAGTDFHLTRTEFAILKMLMTNQGRVVSKSELLDMISSDTPDCIDEGSLKVHISNIRRKIKNAGGTDCIEAVWGIGFKIAS; encoded by the coding sequence ATGACTAAGATACTTATTATTGAAGACGACGCGGATATCGGAGATATCCTGACCCGCGAACTCATAAAGGAAGGATACGAAGTCTTTCGCGCATATTCGGGCACGGAAGGCAGGATGCTCCTCAGCAAAGATCCCGACCTGATCCTTATGGATCTTATGCTCCCCGGAATGAACGGCGAAGAGCTCCTTACACATGTTACGGACGGAACTCCCGTCATCGCAGTCAGTGCCAGATCCACCACAGACGACAAGATCTCCCTGCTCGATCAGGGATGTGTCGACTACATAACGAAGCCTTTCGAGCTTCGTGAGCTCAAGGCCAGAGTAAAATCGGCCCTCAGGAATTCTTCGAAGAAGAGACTCAGCAACGTACTGACCGTTGCAGGCATCACGCTCGATACCGATAAGCATTCGACGTCCGTCGCGGGTACCGACTTTCACCTTACAAGGACCGAGTTCGCGATCCTTAAGATGCTCATGACCAATCAGGGACGCGTTGTATCAAAGTCCGAACTTCTCGATATGATCAGCAGCGATACTCCCGACTGCATAGACGAGGGATCCCTCAAAGTTCACATCAGTAATATACGACGTAAGATAAAGAACGCGGGCGGCACTGACTGTATCGAAGCCGTCTGGGGCATAGGCTTTAAGATAGCTTCTTAA